A single genomic interval of Rubripirellula reticaptiva harbors:
- a CDS encoding PhzF family phenazine biosynthesis protein has protein sequence MKVPLFQVDAFADRRFSGNPAAVCLLDDEADSEWMQSIASEMNLSETAFVRRVKDEFQLRWFTPAYEVDLCGHATLASAHILWAEGGVKANEPIHFQTRSGVLTCKQDGDLIELNFPATPPAQTEPPPRLLEALGVNTSEYIGQSPFDQFVVVSSEEIVRSLQPDFGKLAEIPMRGVIVTAVSDDPQFDFVSRFFAPSAGVNEDPVTGSAHCCLGPFWQKRLGKSEMMAYQASKRGGAVRVRIDGDRVLLGGKAVTVLKGELV, from the coding sequence GTGAAAGTGCCATTGTTTCAGGTCGATGCCTTCGCCGATCGCAGGTTCTCGGGGAATCCAGCGGCAGTCTGCCTGCTTGATGATGAAGCGGACTCTGAGTGGATGCAGTCGATTGCATCGGAAATGAATCTGTCCGAGACGGCCTTTGTTCGTCGAGTTAAAGACGAATTTCAGCTTCGGTGGTTTACCCCGGCGTATGAGGTTGATTTGTGCGGCCATGCGACTTTGGCGTCGGCACACATTCTCTGGGCCGAAGGCGGGGTTAAAGCGAATGAGCCGATCCACTTTCAAACTCGAAGTGGTGTTCTGACCTGCAAGCAGGACGGCGACCTCATCGAACTCAACTTTCCGGCGACACCACCAGCACAGACTGAACCGCCACCGAGATTATTGGAAGCTCTTGGCGTCAACACCTCCGAGTACATTGGGCAATCACCTTTCGACCAGTTTGTCGTGGTCAGTTCGGAAGAGATCGTCCGGTCGCTGCAACCTGACTTTGGAAAGCTCGCTGAGATTCCGATGCGGGGCGTCATCGTCACCGCCGTTTCTGACGATCCGCAGTTTGATTTCGTCTCTCGCTTCTTCGCACCTTCTGCTGGCGTGAATGAAGATCCGGTGACAGGCTCGGCTCACTGTTGCCTTGGGCCGTTTTGGCAGAAACGTCTCGGGAAATCTGAGATGATGGCTTATCAGGCATCCAAGCGAGGCGGTGCAGTGCGAGTTCGCATTGACGGCGATAGAGTTCTCCTTGGTGGCAAGGCTGTCACGGTTCTAAAGGGAGAACTGGTTTGA
- a CDS encoding GNAT family acetyltransferase: MPNVVHVRRYRPTDAESLVAMWHEVLPSSQPWNDPQTALARKVRQQDDLIFVAEKKAEVVGAVIAGYDGVRGWIYGLAVMPNHRKGGIGRLLIREAEAALQALGCPKVNLQVRSTNSEVLEFYRRCGYELEDRSSLGRVLSSVPNDQTPQSNSQCHEL, encoded by the coding sequence ATGCCCAACGTAGTACACGTCCGACGATATCGACCAACGGACGCTGAATCTCTCGTTGCGATGTGGCACGAAGTTCTACCGTCGTCTCAACCGTGGAATGATCCCCAGACCGCTTTGGCTCGAAAGGTGCGTCAGCAGGACGATTTGATTTTCGTTGCCGAAAAGAAGGCTGAAGTGGTTGGAGCGGTAATTGCTGGATACGACGGTGTTCGTGGCTGGATCTATGGCCTCGCTGTCATGCCAAACCACAGGAAAGGTGGAATCGGTCGTCTGCTCATTCGAGAAGCGGAAGCAGCGTTGCAGGCACTCGGATGTCCGAAGGTCAATCTTCAAGTCCGTTCCACGAACTCAGAAGTGCTGGAGTTCTATCGTCGTTGCGGCTATGAGTTGGAAGACAGGTCGAGCCTTGGCCGAGTCTTGTCATCTGTGCCGAATGACCAAACGCCACAATCCAATTCGCAATGCCACGAACTGTAA
- a CDS encoding FMN-binding negative transcriptional regulator translates to MYTPSQFSENNLERLHDFIEEHSFATVITTDEVEPIASHLPLLLNRSVGTHGQLIGHLAKANPQWQSAEGKITLSIFHGPHAYISPTWYEVQNAVPTWNYVAVHVYGKWKLEENRGSKADIIRRYVETYESAMPKPWSAEQTEEGFVDHLLDGIVCFTIDIERIEGKWKLNQNHEPERRRRVIQALLKSGNARDIEVANLMRQTLSDSDVTDDKSTGVSHE, encoded by the coding sequence ATGTATACGCCCTCCCAATTCTCTGAGAACAATCTTGAACGTCTGCACGACTTCATCGAAGAACACAGTTTCGCCACTGTCATCACCACCGATGAAGTCGAACCGATTGCCTCACACCTTCCGCTTTTGCTGAACCGATCTGTTGGCACGCATGGTCAGTTGATCGGACACCTTGCCAAAGCGAATCCGCAGTGGCAGTCAGCGGAAGGAAAAATCACCTTGAGCATCTTTCACGGACCACATGCTTATATTTCACCGACTTGGTACGAGGTGCAGAATGCCGTGCCAACTTGGAATTATGTAGCCGTGCATGTTTACGGCAAATGGAAGCTGGAGGAGAACAGGGGAAGCAAAGCTGACATTATTCGGCGATACGTCGAAACCTACGAATCGGCAATGCCGAAACCATGGTCGGCGGAGCAAACGGAAGAAGGATTTGTCGATCACCTACTGGATGGGATTGTCTGCTTCACGATTGACATTGAGCGGATTGAAGGCAAATGGAAACTGAATCAAAATCATGAACCTGAGAGACGGCGACGAGTCATTCAGGCATTGCTGAAGTCAGGGAACGCACGGGATATTGAAGTCGCCAATCTCATGCGACAAACGCTTTCAGATTCAGACGTTACCGATGACAAATCCACAGGAGTCAGCCATGAATAA
- a CDS encoding class I SAM-dependent methyltransferase — translation MNKTNWNASLYDEKHSFVWKLASSVVELLAPKTGERILDVGCGTGQLTAQIAESGAHAIGFDNSTAMIDEACQLFPQITFQEADAHDFHCPEPFDAVFSNAALHWIIDPDRVAACVARALKPNGRLVVEFGGDGNVSHLANAIESAFEAVVGRSLQHPWYFPNIAGFSTVLESHGIEVTHAAMIDRPTRLEGDDGLRNWVRMFGNHWLGEIPSDQHNDFFEAVERFADPNLQSDGTWFADYRRIRVVGRKIS, via the coding sequence ATGAATAAGACCAACTGGAACGCTAGTTTGTACGACGAGAAGCATTCCTTCGTTTGGAAACTCGCCTCTTCAGTTGTCGAATTGCTCGCACCGAAAACCGGTGAACGAATTCTCGATGTCGGATGTGGTACAGGGCAACTGACCGCTCAGATTGCCGAGAGCGGAGCACACGCCATAGGCTTCGATAACTCCACAGCGATGATCGATGAAGCCTGCCAACTATTTCCACAGATCACGTTTCAGGAAGCGGATGCTCACGACTTCCATTGCCCGGAACCATTTGACGCAGTGTTCTCGAATGCAGCCTTGCACTGGATTATCGATCCTGACCGAGTTGCTGCCTGTGTTGCTCGGGCCTTGAAGCCCAACGGTCGTCTGGTGGTCGAATTCGGTGGAGACGGGAATGTCAGCCATCTGGCTAACGCCATCGAATCGGCATTCGAGGCCGTCGTCGGACGTTCACTTCAGCACCCGTGGTACTTCCCCAACATCGCTGGGTTCTCGACAGTGTTGGAGTCACACGGGATCGAGGTTACACATGCGGCGATGATTGACCGGCCAACACGGTTGGAGGGCGACGACGGTCTTCGGAATTGGGTCAGGATGTTCGGCAACCATTGGCTTGGCGAAATTCCCAGTGACCAACACAACGATTTCTTCGAGGCGGTCGAGAGATTTGCAGATCCCAATCTACAATCTGACGGTACGTGGTTCGCTGACTATCGCCGAATCCGAGTCGTCGGGAGAAAAATCTCATGA
- a CDS encoding transglutaminase-like domain-containing protein: MKEYLQATDVIDWKTDAIRKLSDELRDKSEADTDLARRTFEWVRDNIQHSLDYQRSELTCRASDVRSIGTGYCYAKSHLLAALLRANDIPAGFCYQRLTLDGDKPPFCLHGLNAVYLQEHGWYRIDARGNKAGVDAQFTPPIDQLAFSTNVDGEFDFPEIWSEPLPIVVESLQNASSVQELAVCLPDLFAQQMADLRKHRCFELL; the protein is encoded by the coding sequence ATGAAAGAGTACCTACAAGCGACAGATGTGATTGATTGGAAGACCGATGCTATTCGGAAGCTTTCTGATGAATTGCGGGACAAATCGGAAGCTGACACTGATCTCGCCCGACGCACCTTTGAGTGGGTTCGAGACAACATTCAGCACAGTCTTGATTACCAGCGATCTGAATTGACGTGCCGAGCATCCGACGTTCGTTCGATTGGAACGGGCTACTGCTACGCCAAGAGCCATCTTCTGGCGGCTCTGCTGCGAGCCAACGACATTCCTGCTGGCTTCTGTTACCAACGACTGACGCTCGACGGCGACAAGCCTCCGTTTTGCCTGCACGGGTTGAATGCCGTGTATCTGCAAGAGCACGGCTGGTATCGAATCGACGCTCGTGGAAACAAGGCAGGTGTTGATGCACAGTTCACACCACCGATTGACCAACTTGCGTTCTCAACGAACGTCGATGGTGAATTTGACTTCCCGGAAATCTGGTCCGAGCCGTTGCCAATCGTAGTCGAGTCGCTTCAGAACGCATCATCAGTCCAAGAACTGGCTGTGTGCTTACCTGATTTGTTTGCGCAGCAGATGGCCGACCTGCGAAAACACCGTTGCTTTGAACTGCTTTGA
- a CDS encoding YfiT family bacillithiol transferase produces MSKAPDNPSGPFDPVETFDEVKKTELIEIVKQAPARLREAVVALTDSQLETLYRNWTIRQIAHHIADSHLHSIIRFKWALTEDNPIIKAYEEGDWVRLSDAKSGNVEPSLLLLDGLHAKWVQVLESMTEEQFGRTFRHPQSGKTVDLWFALNNYAWHGRHHTAQILWLRDQNGW; encoded by the coding sequence ATGTCAAAAGCACCCGACAATCCCTCTGGACCATTTGATCCTGTCGAGACGTTCGATGAAGTGAAGAAAACAGAACTCATTGAGATCGTGAAGCAGGCACCAGCACGACTGCGAGAAGCTGTTGTAGCGTTGACGGATTCTCAACTCGAAACGCTCTATCGAAATTGGACGATTCGGCAGATCGCACACCACATCGCCGACAGTCATTTGCACAGCATCATTCGTTTCAAGTGGGCACTTACCGAGGACAATCCGATCATCAAAGCCTACGAGGAAGGCGACTGGGTTCGACTCAGTGATGCTAAGTCGGGCAACGTTGAACCATCGCTGCTCTTGCTTGATGGCTTACATGCCAAGTGGGTACAGGTTTTAGAATCGATGACAGAAGAACAATTTGGCCGAACATTCCGTCACCCCCAGTCGGGCAAGACAGTGGACCTTTGGTTTGCACTCAACAACTATGCGTGGCATGGGCGACACCACACGGCACAGATTCTTTGGCTCCGAGATCAAAACGGTTGGTGA
- a CDS encoding DinB family protein, whose protein sequence is MNDHTNIASVLVNSAAASFRANKGWADKAIAQLIDEKLHVTLDENTNSIAVIMKHVGGNLKSRWTDFLTTDGEKEWRNRDNEFVDSFSGRQQVVDHWEEGWTSLFQTLAALRPEDLSKSVTIRGEAHSVPLAIHRSLAHCAYHIGQIIMVARILAGDEWQTITIPRGESASYNENVWVKEHDQPSNDGKTE, encoded by the coding sequence ATGAACGATCACACCAACATCGCTTCCGTATTGGTGAATAGTGCTGCGGCGTCTTTTCGAGCGAACAAAGGCTGGGCTGACAAGGCGATTGCTCAATTGATCGACGAAAAGCTGCATGTCACCCTCGATGAGAACACCAACAGCATTGCTGTCATCATGAAGCACGTAGGCGGTAACCTGAAATCTCGATGGACTGATTTCCTGACGACTGATGGCGAGAAGGAATGGAGGAATCGAGACAATGAATTTGTCGATTCATTTTCGGGTCGGCAACAAGTGGTTGATCACTGGGAGGAGGGATGGACAAGCCTCTTTCAAACATTGGCTGCACTCCGACCAGAAGACTTGTCAAAGTCAGTCACGATCCGAGGGGAAGCGCACTCAGTGCCGCTGGCAATTCACCGTTCGCTGGCTCACTGTGCCTACCACATCGGCCAGATCATCATGGTCGCCCGAATTCTCGCCGGTGACGAATGGCAAACGATCACAATCCCCCGAGGCGAGTCAGCAAGCTATAACGAGAATGTTTGGGTCAAAGAGCACGATCAACCATCAAACGATGGGAAAACCGAATGA
- a CDS encoding VOC family protein translates to MMTQLKLLVLKTLQADTLRDFYTRLGFSFVEEQHGNGPVHYSAPLGDGILELYPLPEGTEADSSTRLGFGVADLPAVIEELGDLTEVSGPKTTPWGLRAVVKDPDGRSVELYGEVAE, encoded by the coding sequence ATGATGACACAGTTGAAACTCTTGGTCCTGAAAACCCTTCAGGCAGACACGCTCCGAGACTTCTACACACGACTTGGTTTCTCTTTTGTCGAAGAGCAACACGGTAACGGTCCAGTTCACTACTCGGCTCCACTCGGCGATGGGATTCTCGAACTCTATCCATTGCCCGAGGGGACTGAGGCGGATTCATCGACTCGTCTTGGATTTGGCGTTGCCGACCTGCCCGCTGTCATTGAAGAACTTGGCGATCTCACCGAAGTGAGTGGTCCGAAAACAACGCCGTGGGGACTGCGTGCTGTCGTCAAAGACCCGGATGGTCGGTCGGTTGAACTTTACGGCGAAGTAGCGGAATGA
- a CDS encoding 3'-5' exonuclease: MARSLDVILVVDLESTCWEGSPPPGQTSEIIEIGLRTVDLKTLTRTEKRSFLVKPVLSEISEFCTELTTLTPDMLTDAGSLADAVKVLKKEYGSKDRLWASWGDYDRRQFERVCKDLNVGYPFGPSHLNVKSLFAAAMGSGHELGLDGAYKQLGLELEGTHHRGDDDAWNIAQILCRLLKTMRSDDDE; the protein is encoded by the coding sequence ATGGCACGATCACTTGACGTGATTCTGGTCGTCGATTTGGAATCGACCTGCTGGGAAGGCTCGCCGCCGCCCGGACAAACAAGCGAGATCATTGAGATAGGGCTTCGCACCGTTGATCTCAAAACGTTGACTCGAACCGAGAAACGCAGCTTTCTCGTGAAGCCCGTTCTGTCGGAGATCAGTGAATTCTGCACAGAACTCACGACGCTTACACCGGACATGTTGACTGATGCCGGAAGTCTTGCAGATGCCGTCAAAGTTCTGAAGAAAGAATACGGGTCAAAGGACCGACTCTGGGCGAGTTGGGGCGACTACGACCGTCGCCAGTTCGAGAGAGTCTGCAAGGACCTGAACGTCGGTTATCCATTCGGCCCAAGTCATCTGAATGTGAAGTCCTTGTTCGCCGCTGCCATGGGCTCCGGTCACGAACTCGGTTTGGACGGGGCCTACAAGCAACTCGGTCTTGAACTTGAAGGCACGCATCACCGAGGTGACGATGACGCTTGGAATATTGCTCAAATTCTATGTCGCCTCCTGAAGACGATGAGGAGCGATGACGATGAATGA
- a CDS encoding DUF4291 domain-containing protein, giving the protein MNDQGKLRIDTASYSEQVLRWPESGRHILAQHDDDTILVYQAYRPAIGLFAAQHGYFGGDFKYTRMSWIKPNFLWMMYRSDWGRSEGQEVILAIRLRRTFFDSLLQQTVPSSFTSALYSDHDEWKAAVGRSNVRLQWDPDHTPTGHKCERRAIQLGLRGETLEAYGKHEALEIINVSDFVAEQREHIGSWKSGTLVTPAERVYVPADCNIADHLGLNVQS; this is encoded by the coding sequence ATGAATGACCAAGGCAAGTTGCGAATCGACACTGCAAGCTACTCAGAGCAGGTGCTGCGGTGGCCGGAAAGTGGTCGGCACATTCTCGCTCAGCACGACGACGACACAATCCTTGTCTATCAAGCGTATCGACCGGCGATTGGACTGTTTGCTGCGCAACATGGCTACTTTGGTGGCGACTTCAAGTACACCCGCATGAGTTGGATTAAACCAAACTTCCTGTGGATGATGTATCGCAGCGATTGGGGACGCTCCGAGGGGCAGGAAGTGATTCTTGCTATTCGACTGCGGCGAACATTCTTTGATTCGCTTTTGCAGCAGACCGTTCCATCATCATTCACCTCGGCGTTGTATTCTGATCACGACGAATGGAAGGCCGCTGTTGGCCGGTCAAATGTGCGTCTGCAATGGGACCCGGATCACACTCCAACGGGCCACAAGTGTGAACGTCGAGCAATTCAGCTTGGCTTACGTGGTGAGACGCTCGAAGCCTATGGCAAACATGAGGCTCTTGAAATCATCAATGTCAGTGACTTTGTTGCTGAACAGCGAGAACACATCGGCAGTTGGAAGTCTGGCACGCTCGTCACACCGGCTGAACGAGTTTACGTTCCTGCCGACTGCAACATTGCTGATCATCTTGGGCTCAATGTTCAGTCTTGA
- a CDS encoding serpin family protein, whose product MNDKTGEITSDVQQVVQANNQFAVDLYSKLATAVNGDLFFSPSSISLALAMTYAGARGDTAKEIAEAMHFSLPSDRLHQSLRKLQQETKTGGVEFRIANRLWGQRDYHFLSEFLQITERKYGACLAEADFVHAAEAMRIEINDWVAEQTAQRITNLVPPDSFNELTRLVLANAIYFLGSWENEFKEQATVDANFNVTPGQTHPTRMMRQSGFFQYGEFDDLQVLEMPYKSHMIEWKTVKHGDIEGQEPVEVPDGGSDFAMTIFLPRKVDGVAHIEKHLTTKIQEWMMLQPSRVSIQLPKFGMESTHFLNETLQSLGMKKPFIVDKADFSGMSDNPEGLFIGSVIHKAFVKVNEKGTEAAAATAIVMRGGSAREPEPPKEFIADHPFIFLIRDRRTQQIHFMGRVCAPTFQD is encoded by the coding sequence ATGAACGACAAAACAGGTGAGATCACGTCTGATGTCCAGCAAGTGGTGCAGGCGAACAACCAGTTCGCAGTCGATCTCTATTCCAAGTTGGCAACGGCGGTGAATGGTGATCTGTTCTTCTCTCCCAGCAGTATCTCCCTCGCTCTTGCGATGACCTACGCAGGTGCCAGAGGAGATACGGCAAAAGAAATAGCGGAGGCGATGCATTTTTCATTGCCTTCGGATCGATTGCACCAATCGCTACGAAAATTGCAGCAGGAGACGAAAACAGGCGGTGTTGAGTTCCGAATCGCAAATCGCTTGTGGGGACAACGTGATTATCACTTTCTATCTGAATTCTTGCAGATCACGGAACGAAAGTACGGGGCATGTTTGGCGGAAGCAGATTTTGTCCATGCCGCAGAAGCGATGAGAATAGAAATTAACGATTGGGTGGCGGAACAAACTGCTCAGAGAATCACAAACTTGGTTCCGCCCGATTCGTTCAATGAATTAACTCGCCTCGTCCTTGCCAACGCCATCTACTTTCTCGGTAGCTGGGAGAACGAATTCAAGGAACAAGCAACAGTTGACGCCAACTTCAATGTGACGCCGGGCCAGACTCACCCGACAAGAATGATGCGGCAAAGCGGCTTCTTCCAATACGGTGAGTTTGACGATCTGCAAGTTCTTGAAATGCCGTACAAGTCTCACATGATCGAATGGAAAACTGTGAAGCACGGAGATATTGAGGGGCAAGAACCGGTGGAGGTCCCCGATGGAGGTAGTGATTTTGCCATGACGATTTTCTTGCCACGGAAGGTCGATGGTGTCGCACACATCGAAAAGCACCTCACAACAAAGATCCAAGAATGGATGATGCTCCAACCGAGCAGGGTATCGATTCAATTACCGAAATTCGGCATGGAATCGACTCACTTCCTGAATGAAACTCTTCAGTCGTTAGGCATGAAGAAGCCATTCATTGTTGATAAGGCCGATTTCTCAGGAATGTCGGACAATCCAGAAGGACTTTTTATTGGCTCAGTCATCCACAAGGCGTTTGTCAAAGTGAACGAGAAGGGCACCGAAGCAGCAGCAGCGACAGCGATTGTTATGAGGGGAGGCAGTGCTCGGGAACCGGAACCGCCGAAAGAGTTTATCGCCGATCATCCATTTATCTTCTTGATCCGTGATCGAAGAACACAGCAGATTCACTTTATGGGGCGAGTCTGCGCACCAACCTTTCAAGACTGA
- a CDS encoding NADAR family protein yields MTDQSVINFYSVSDEYGEFSNFAAYSIKLKGKRWPTSEHYFQGQKFQDAGHREEVRKAKTPMIAARLGRDRKKKLRRDWESIKDNVMRGAVMAKFSQHDDLRELLLATGQAKLVEHTTNDAYWGDGGDGSGRNMLGRILMEIRDKLRVQETN; encoded by the coding sequence ATGACAGATCAAAGCGTCATCAACTTTTACAGCGTGAGCGACGAATATGGCGAATTCTCAAATTTCGCTGCGTACTCCATCAAACTGAAAGGGAAACGCTGGCCGACATCCGAGCACTACTTTCAGGGGCAGAAGTTCCAAGATGCAGGTCATCGGGAAGAGGTGCGAAAGGCAAAGACGCCAATGATCGCCGCCAGACTGGGACGGGATCGCAAGAAGAAGCTGCGGCGTGATTGGGAGTCGATCAAAGACAACGTGATGCGAGGTGCAGTCATGGCAAAGTTCTCTCAGCATGACGACCTTCGAGAACTGCTGCTGGCGACCGGTCAAGCAAAACTCGTCGAGCACACGACGAACGACGCTTACTGGGGAGACGGCGGCGACGGCAGTGGAAGAAATATGCTCGGGCGAATCTTGATGGAAATCCGTGACAAACTGCGTGTGCAGGAAACGAATTAA
- a CDS encoding HAD family hydrolase, which produces MLVLDVDETLLHASDDPPKRTADFRCGPYFVLRRPHLREFLLKCAGPFQLAVWSSSSPDYLHAVLAQAVPPEVRLVFVWSRERCVRRFDPELQEHYFVKDLRKVKRIGFDLARVLIVDDTPKKLERNYGNAVYVKPFLGDSDDDELPWLAAYLRTMVTADNVRQIEKRGWRSSLTTGPRK; this is translated from the coding sequence TTGCTGGTTCTCGATGTCGATGAGACATTGTTACACGCCTCAGATGATCCTCCCAAGCGGACCGCCGATTTTCGGTGTGGTCCCTACTTCGTATTACGAAGGCCACATTTGCGGGAGTTTTTGTTGAAGTGCGCTGGCCCGTTTCAGTTGGCGGTGTGGTCGTCTTCGAGTCCTGACTATTTGCACGCCGTCTTGGCTCAGGCCGTCCCGCCTGAAGTTCGATTGGTTTTCGTTTGGAGTCGTGAACGCTGTGTTCGTCGATTTGACCCTGAGTTGCAGGAACACTACTTCGTCAAGGACTTGAGAAAGGTCAAGCGGATCGGCTTTGATCTTGCACGAGTCTTGATCGTCGATGACACACCCAAGAAGCTCGAACGCAACTATGGCAACGCCGTTTACGTGAAACCGTTCCTTGGCGATTCGGACGATGACGAATTGCCTTGGCTTGCAGCGTATTTGCGAACGATGGTAACGGCTGATAATGTTCGACAGATCGAGAAACGAGGCTGGCGAAGTTCACTTACTACGGGGCCACGAAAGTGA
- a CDS encoding bifunctional polynucleotide phosphatase/kinase family protein encodes MEAVVFAGLQGSGKSSFFKERFFATHVRISLDLLRTRNRENRIFEVCLETQQKFVIDNTNPTCDERVKYIGKSRDSGFQVIGYYFRSKVDDCLRRNEGRADRVPEVAILSTAKKLELPRLEEGFDELWYVRIEDNGFVVEEWKNEV; translated from the coding sequence ATGGAAGCTGTTGTATTTGCTGGTCTGCAAGGTTCAGGAAAGTCTTCGTTCTTCAAGGAGCGGTTCTTTGCGACTCACGTGCGGATCAGCCTCGACCTTTTGCGAACTCGAAATCGAGAGAATCGCATCTTTGAGGTTTGCTTAGAGACGCAGCAGAAGTTTGTGATCGACAACACGAATCCCACTTGCGACGAAAGGGTCAAGTACATCGGTAAGTCACGGGATTCAGGATTTCAAGTAATTGGCTACTACTTTCGCTCAAAGGTGGACGACTGTTTGAGAAGGAACGAGGGACGGGCTGATCGAGTGCCAGAGGTAGCGATACTCTCGACGGCAAAGAAACTAGAGCTTCCAAGGTTGGAAGAGGGCTTCGACGAATTGTGGTACGTGCGAATTGAAGACAACGGGTTTGTGGTCGAGGAATGGAAAAATGAAGTTTGA
- a CDS encoding tRNA(His) guanylyltransferase Thg1 family protein, producing the protein MKFDDLDKKMRVYETAADLCVLPGMFMVARIDGRSFTRLTKEVCQFEAPFDVRFRDLMVATTESLMNCGFKVLYAYTESDEISLLFGPDERVFGRKLRKYNSTLAGEASAQFSVRLGKAAAFDCRISQLPSVELVVDYFRWRNEDAARNALNSWCYWTLRKQGLKEQEATKRLLGKSVSQKNEMLFQFGINFNEIPRWQKRGVGLYWENYDKASINPITNTETVARRKRIQTNYDLPMKSDYGVFVESIVSQSRTAGAA; encoded by the coding sequence ATGAAGTTTGACGATCTCGACAAGAAAATGCGGGTCTACGAAACCGCCGCTGATCTGTGCGTGCTGCCGGGCATGTTCATGGTTGCTCGCATCGACGGTCGCAGTTTCACCCGATTGACGAAGGAAGTCTGTCAGTTTGAAGCCCCGTTCGATGTTCGATTCCGTGACCTGATGGTGGCAACAACCGAGTCGCTAATGAACTGTGGATTCAAAGTGCTTTACGCCTACACCGAGAGTGATGAAATCTCACTTCTCTTCGGACCTGATGAGCGAGTGTTTGGCCGTAAGCTCCGCAAGTACAATTCAACGCTGGCCGGTGAGGCGAGTGCCCAGTTCTCAGTGCGTCTGGGGAAAGCTGCGGCGTTCGACTGTCGAATTTCGCAACTGCCAAGCGTTGAATTGGTCGTTGATTACTTCCGCTGGCGCAATGAGGACGCTGCCCGAAACGCCTTGAACTCATGGTGCTACTGGACGCTACGAAAGCAAGGGCTCAAAGAACAAGAAGCAACCAAGCGACTTCTTGGGAAATCGGTGAGCCAAAAGAACGAAATGCTTTTTCAGTTTGGGATCAACTTCAACGAAATCCCTCGTTGGCAAAAGCGTGGTGTCGGCCTTTACTGGGAAAACTACGACAAGGCTTCAATCAACCCAATAACAAATACCGAGACGGTTGCTCGCAGAAAACGTATCCAGACGAACTATGACCTTCCGATGAAGAGCGATTACGGCGTTTTCGTCGAATCGATTGTTTCACAATCTCGAACAGCAGGAGCGGCATGA
- a CDS encoding RNA ligase family protein yields MGASHGDFVKYPRTPHLFGSKGTADDKHLGEAESNDFIADESLIVEEKIDGTNVGIHFSDDGEIVLQCRGHLITEGMHPQYDLFKQWAVVKRNVLEERLEQRYILFGEWVYARHSIFYRQLSHYFFEFDIYDKEAEAFLDLQQRLSLLEDTGIETVPVLHTGVLKRKEMETLIGPSQFDSQFENPETNGTDNLMEGLYFRTEAEGSVTGRAKFVRPEFVEKIKQSTHWQQQVMVPNELADDVDIWS; encoded by the coding sequence ATGGGTGCCTCACACGGCGACTTTGTTAAGTACCCTCGCACTCCGCATCTGTTCGGATCGAAGGGGACAGCGGACGACAAACATTTAGGCGAAGCGGAATCGAACGATTTCATTGCTGACGAATCCTTGATCGTTGAAGAGAAGATCGACGGAACAAACGTCGGCATCCATTTCTCTGATGACGGTGAAATCGTTCTGCAATGCCGAGGCCACTTGATCACTGAGGGAATGCATCCACAGTACGACTTGTTCAAGCAATGGGCTGTGGTCAAACGAAATGTCTTGGAAGAGCGGCTCGAACAACGTTACATCCTGTTTGGCGAATGGGTCTACGCCCGTCATTCGATCTTCTATCGTCAGCTATCACACTACTTCTTCGAGTTCGACATCTACGACAAAGAGGCGGAAGCGTTTCTCGATCTCCAGCAACGATTGAGTCTGCTTGAAGACACAGGGATTGAAACCGTTCCAGTTCTGCACACGGGCGTCCTGAAGCGAAAAGAGATGGAAACGCTTATTGGTCCGTCGCAATTTGACAGTCAGTTTGAAAACCCCGAAACCAATGGGACGGACAACTTGATGGAAGGTCTCTATTTCAGGACGGAAGCGGAGGGATCGGTGACTGGGCGAGCTAAGTTCGTTCGTCCAGAATTTGTCGAGAAGATCAAGCAGAGCACCCACTGGCAGCAGCAGGTGATGGTGCCCAATGAGCTTGCTGATGATGTGGATATTTGGTCATGA